DNA from Laspinema palackyanum D2c:
CAGAATGCGATCGATACCCTCAAGCACAACGCCCCCATCTGGAAAAAAGAACATTGGGCTGATGGTTCTAGTTCTTGGGTCAGTATTGGGGCTTGTGAAACCGAGGAGAAGTAAGCAGAACTCCGGTTGTTAAGAGGATACAGAAGCGATCGCAGTTTGGGATCGGGGTTTTCCCGGATAAATGGTTCTGAGCGATCGCTGAACATTAAGAACCCGGGGAAACAATTGACTTGTTCAGGAGTCTTGCACTCCATAGAGACAAAACCAAAAGTGCCACTCCCCCAACTCCCGGAAACGGGAACTTTTGCTAGGATAAAAGCGTCTCCAGTACCTGGAATGTTATAGCACTCATTCCAACGCCATCAGCACCCTTTCAGACTGGAAGGGGCTTCGGGCAATCATCCGGAACTTAAACGCTGAGAGTGCAAATCATGCCGTTACCGGGTAAACAGTTGATGAATACCCCCGTAATTCGGAGGATGTGAAAGTCTGAATTGCCAGACTCGTCTAAAAGGCGGACATCACGGTAGCGGTCAGCAAAAAGAGCACCTAAGGGTTTCGGAGAGTTCCAGCGGATTATGATTTATCCAGGAAAAAAACTCTCCACATTCTCGCCGTAAATGACGGGGTTTCCGACCCGTTTTTAATAGATGAGTTACACTCCTTCTACATCCTGGCAAACGGGTGAGGCCACTAATTCTCAAGCCTCAGTGCAACCAGATAAACTGTCAAATTACGATTTAGTCCTGCGCTGTCAGGAGGGCCTGAGCCCTGACCGTTCTGCGTTTGCTGAACTGCTACGCCGTTATCAGTCTCATGTGGATAAAATTTTGTACCACTTGGCTCCTGATTGGCAAGACCGGGCAGATTTAGCACAGGAAGTTTGGATTCGGGTTTACCGGAATGTCAAACGGTTAAACGATCCGGTTAAATTCCGGGGTTGGTTGAGCCGAATTGCCACCAATTTGTTCTACGATGAACTCAGGAAGCGCAAGCGGGTGCGCGACCCCCTCTCTTTAGATGCCCCTCGGATG
Protein-coding regions in this window:
- a CDS encoding sigma-70 family RNA polymerase sigma factor, with amino-acid sequence MSYTPSTSWQTGEATNSQASVQPDKLSNYDLVLRCQEGLSPDRSAFAELLRRYQSHVDKILYHLAPDWQDRADLAQEVWIRVYRNVKRLNDPVKFRGWLSRIATNLFYDELRKRKRVRDPLSLDAPRMLEDGQMDWEIAADEPGPEDDLTTREFYDQLRAAIADLPEVFRTTIVLREIEGLAYEEIAEITGVSLGTVKSRIARARQRLQVQLQSYLDS